The DNA region GGCAGCACCGGCGGCTCGGTGCCCAGACCGCGGGCGTGGCGGACCGCACGGCGCAGCAGCCGCCGCAGGATGTACCCGCGTCCCTCCTTGGACGGCAGCACACCGTCGGCGATCAGGAACGCTGCAGCGCGCGAGTGCTCGGCCACCACCCGCAGCGACACGTCGGACTCGGGTTCCCGTCCGTAGGCCACGCCGGTCAGTTCCTCGGCCCGAGCGATGATCGGCCGGTGGGTGTCGATGTCGTAGGCGGTGGGGACGTTCTGCTTGAGCATCGCCATCCGCTCGAGCCCGAGCCCCGTGTCGACGTTCTGCGCCGGCAGGTCTCCGATGATGTTCCCGGGGTCGTCACGCACGTACTGCATGAACACGAGGTTGTAGTACTCGAAGTACCGCTCGGGATCGGCGGCGGGGCCACCCTCGGTTCCGTACTGCGGGCCGCGGTCGTAGTACAGCTCGGAGCACGGCCCGCACGGGCCGGCGACCCCCATCGACCAGAAGTTGTCGGCCTCGCCCATCGCCTGGATGCGAGCGCGGGGCACGTCGGTCTCCGACTCCCACAGGTCGGCGGCTTCCTCGTCGTCCTCGAAGACGGTGACCCAGATCCGGTCGGGTTCCAGGCCCAGTGGACCGATCGACAGCTCCCACGCCCACCGGATCGCGTCGCGCTTGAAGTAGTCGCCGAACGA from Actinomycetota bacterium includes:
- a CDS encoding alanine--tRNA ligase-related protein, whose protein sequence is MDAFEIREAFLEFFEERGHRRYESASLIPNDPTLLLTNAGMVPFKPYFLGDAEPETPRATSFQKCARTVDIENVGRTSRHFTLFEMLGNFSFGDYFKRDAIRWAWELSIGPLGLEPDRIWVTVFEDDEEAADLWESETDVPRARIQAMGEADNFWSMGVAGPCGPCSELYYDRGPQYGTEGGPAADPERYFEYYNLVFMQYVRDDPGNIIGDLPAQNVDTGLGLERMAMLKQNVPTAYDIDTHRPIIARAEELTGVAYGREPESDVSLRVVAEHSRAAAFLIADGVLPSKEGRGYILRRLLRRAVRHARGLGTEPPVLP